Genomic window (Ananas comosus cultivar F153 linkage group 1, ASM154086v1, whole genome shotgun sequence):
ACTGaccctcttttgtagcttttgggcctagtggcgcattttactgaagtcagtaattgcccactgggaactattatttaatagttctcacgccctttgttttatggttttatttcagagccttcggcaccggcggaggcacgggatcgcggcaagggagttgcatagctagatagcggagcttgctgttgctcctaggtggtcactctcttctttttgatttttgtgacagagagttttgtaccatgtttagagaccacctgtgtaccctgtttagcttttgtttttgggatttttattgtactactttatggctttattagtgaatttcagttttatacttatcCCTCTGTTGTAGAATTTAGTTaattactttgctctgatatcattagatcCCTTTGTTCTACTACTTTATTTATCTTTTGGTTTTGAACACCTcgtatgttgtagacatatggcgggtctgggcacgcgccgggcgggcttccgctgggtcccggggcgtgacacctgcAGAAAACTAAATCTCTGGCTCCCGCCTTTTCAGCATTAATTGAAAATTACGAAAATCTAAAAAGTCTAATAATTGACAACCATACTACTCTGCATTCTAACAGTCCGCTATACATTTCTCCAAACATAAATGCAGAAATACGTAAAGAACATCGTCAGAGGGGTAGCTCAAGTACATCTCTACGTAcatcataattttttcaaaacacATCTCAGTGGCAGGAGTGTTAAACTACACGACCGACATATTCAATTAACAACCTgaatattcaatttttcaaaagcAGACAGTGCAAACAATGGAACCATCGCACCACATTTTATACGTCAGATGCCCTGAAAAGGGTCAAAAGTGACAAGAAGAGGTTGATGATGTTGAGATACAGAGCAACCGCAGCCCACACGTACTCGTCATAAGTGTAGCTCTTTATCAAGTTGTCCGTATCGTAGATGATGTACCCGCAGAAGATGAGCGCAGCTAAATCTGTAAgaacaaaattaaacatttaAGTTTCGTATATTAACTCTAGTTGTTGATGATTATTGGGCTGTTGCCGTAGAGCTAAATCCTGTCCTCGCCCTTACATGTGAAATGAGTGAACTTAAAGAATGTTCTGCACCATAAGTTAATCAAACAGAGGATTTTCCACCAATAATCCATGCAAGAACACACTCCCTCTCTGAAATGATGGAATATATATGTTGTTATCTTTAATTGTAATTTCTCGTTCATAGACCGCAGAGACATCCTTCATGAACGAGTGACAATCAACACAAATCCTCAGGTTTTTCACGACGCGAATATGTAACCCGCGACTCATGATGATAAGCCCGAATGTTACAGCTATCCTCTCGCTGTGAAGACGTACTCAAAAGatcttccttctcctcttcttcgaCGTTGAGCATGACATTAGCCAGATCGGGCAAATAGCCAGTACTGGAAGCTTTTTCACTCATCTTGGAGAGCATCTCAGCTATCCTATCCATTTTAGGATAGGACTCATCAGTTCAAGAAAACTTGTGGATCGTTCCACATAACTCAATCTTACTAGAGCCGATAGCCTTTTGAACCCCCTTATCTCGCATAGACAACCTCACCTTTGTAACATCATTCCACCGTCCTGTTGAAGCGTACATGTTCGATAGAAGAACATGAGCGCCACTTTTCTCTGTAGCCAACTCTAGAACTTTCTTTGTTGCATATTCTGCCATTTCAATGTCGCGGTGAATGCTGCTAGAAGCTAAGAGTGCCCTCCATATTACATCATTAGGCTCCATCAGCATGCTCTCAATGAGAGCTCGTAGGCATGCTCTCAATGAGAGCTCGTGCTTCCGCTAATTTACCAGCACGACCAAGGAGATCGACCAAGCAACCGTAATGGACTATTTGCGGGGTGAAGCCATAAGTGTTGCTCATCGAATGGAAAAATATGCAACCCTCTTCAACTGACCCCGCATGGCTATACGCTGTCAGTACCCCAACAAACGCCAAGCCATCAGGTTTCACACCGTGGTCGATCACTTTTGAGAAAAGCTTAAAAGCTTGATTACCATTACCCTTGAAAGCCATTGCCCCAATCGCGGCAGTTCAACCTGCAACATCTTTAATAAGCATGCTGCCGAACACATGCATCATGCTCCTTGAATCACTATATCTAGAAAACATGTCGACCAATGTGGTTCCTAGTCTAACATCGTGTGAGATTCGGTTCTTTTGTGTATAGGAGTACACCTACTTGGCGAGATCAAGAGAACCTAGATACCCACATGCTGAAGCAAAGCTAACCAATGTGGCCGTATCAGGTATTAGTTCCGAATCTTGCATTTTCCTGGAAAGCTCAACAGCTTCCTCAAACTGAATGTCCTGTACCAGAGCACAAATCATTGTATTCCAAGAAATAAGATCTCTTTCAAGCATCATGTTGAAATGCTCCCAAGCGGAGATGTAATCACCATTGATAACAAAACCATTTATAATGGTGTTCCAAGTTGCTAGAGTCTTGATACAAATTATGTCAAATACTTTCCTCGCAGCTTTCTCATTGCCGCATTTCACGTACATGTCTACGACTAAATTGTTCACAACATCCCAACAGTCTAGCCCATTCCTAAATATATAAGCATGTAATTGTTTTCCTACCAGAATAGCACTTAATTGTCAAGATGCGGAGAGTCCAGCAAGCATAGTAACCCTATTAGGCCGCTGTTTAGAAAGAAGCATTTCATTAACGAcacgagacccaagttcgaatcctagttgattcacatttccagctaagtttatttctaaataaaataaacgaaacgggtagcatgctacctttctctcaaaaaaattttaaataattatatatatatatatatatatatatatatatattNttcgaatcctagttgattcacatttccagctaagtttatttctaaataaaataaacgaaacgggtagcatgctacctttctctcaaaaaaattttatatatatatatatatatatatatatatatatatatatatatatttctaggAAAAGGTAAAATAAGAAGATTACAAGCTAATCATGACCAATCCAACTAATCAACTACGTAAtgaagaccaaaaaaaaaaaaaatcgaattgCAAAGACTTTGCCCAAACAAGTCAAGCACAACAGCCACAACATGAGCTAAGCAACGCGTGATTAATGCTTCATTAATTTGAGCTTATTGTACATACGCATTTGATAAGATATATATTACACTTTGATAAAAATAAGTACCAGttgtatatttaaaaactaagtgtaaaattttaattatatattattgatgccaaaattaaaattaacacgcTGACCTAACCCTCATATGAGCTAAAGAAATAAGCatacgtggtacaccaggagtcggcaataaggcgcctgaaggtcaagagcgtttaggcagAAACAGTTGAGAAATGGACCGTAACTTCCATAAGAAGTGGGGTGTAACTTTCAAGATCATGTCTACACCACTTCCCCCACTACTAAaaaccgaccaataatgtgggctgagaagacatcactataaatagtaacttcaaaccCTGTAATCGGgatctttctctcccctgaacgagaaaaccaccgcattttcaatactttcctTTTATGCATTTATCGTTTTCTAGAGATAGTCTACAGGTAATCTTTTTTAcctgcatttactgctttcctaggagtagtttttaagttagttctctagagtctgtatgtcTCACGAGCAGACTCTGTCAtaatctagattttcagagtctgtatacCCTTCGGGCATACTCTGctctattaatatataaaagtattcgactctttcagccgaccagtcattgtgtatttcatatattcggctcatcagccgacccaAAACTCTGTGCATTTTATCAATTCGGCTcattccagccgaaccgaatatttaatagagttttcgaactcagctgattcgatccctcgtcagccgaatcgcttgatccagtcgaatgggcgcaaacttcgagggtcactatccgaaGCCGTTTTTCATCCCGCcacgctccccgaggaggatctttgaccaggtcaaggacCAGGGAATCAACACccaacatattttttttttctatccaagaataaaatttttacactattttagcaattaatattaaattttaaaaaatacctAAATCCTTGAAATGGATTGTGCAAGATTATGCACCCAACTTAATTTTAGATGTGCAAGTAGAATTTGTCTAAAATGTATatacgtctctctctctctctctctctctctatatatatgtatatagaattatgctactatactatcaatagtatcaagcccttagtactattgagttttcggccgttggatgaaaagatgtgcggttaggatgatagcggtccccggttaaattgatagtggtcccctagggttgagtgagtggttggtttaatagtataaactaattggtgaaaatgatcaaagggtagatctaatggtagaaaactcaatagtaccaagggcttgatactatcgatagtatagtagccggattattagaattatatatatatatatatatatatatatatatatatatattatatttaatatattataatatataagagtgaGGTACTATGCTTCTAGAGCACGCAGTTTTCGTGCTTCCAGGTCATTTTcaatgttgtgactttcgaatcgtcgatcggttccgttaaacttgatctagagtatttgagtacttagaaaataaattttatgattttcgatatcatttgccgtgatcgaagggactcaaaatcaatattttaatagCCGTGGTGAGCctgtttgtaagtttaacggcgtaaaatatcaaatcacggtgaaattttgatagaaatttttttatattaaaacagATCATAtctattatctaaaattttaatgtcatattatcacgttttgtaagatttttattttcagtcgttgattttgagccccttagttcactaggcaaatgatatcgaaaaattgcaaaatttattttttaggtacttcaaatactctagatcaagtttaacggggccgattgacgattcgaaagtcgcaacatcaaaaacaacctggaagcacggaaggctccgtgtttccagaagcatagtagcctcactctaaatatatatatatatatatatatatatatgagtagggttactgtactcttatgagtattgggccctttgtacttataaattgttttcaatgatggagtttccgaatcgacgatccactccgttaaatatgatctagagtatttaaaacttttagaaaataaatttcgtaatttttcgaaatcataataaaatccatcaagcgggtataaaatgaacggtcaaaatcgaacgacgtcctaaaaatggatgatcggatccttcaatttaagatcggagttatcaatctttatctagatagtgcatagaattttctatcaaaacttcaaCCAATTCCGATTcatttacactgttaaactagcaagtatcccataccggccgttaaaaattatcaattttgtgagcttttgatcgtaaggcaaatgatgtcgaaaaattatgaaatttgatttctaaaaatttcaaatgctctaaataatgtttagcggtatggatcgtcgatttggaagctttatcatcgaaaacaacttatgagtacgagggcgatcgtactcataagagtatatatatatataactatttaaaatttaataaaatagattaattagTAGCTGCATGTTGTGTGAATAAATTAAGCTGATTAAAGAGCAATTAATGGTAGCTAGTTCTACAGccatttatatatgtatatatgtaacaCTATTTAACGGCTCGTTTTTGCTTCTCCTCACTACTGCTGTATACTACTTGGCCAGCGTCATGGGACATGATAGAGTGAGAACACACGCAGGAGAGACAGAGACAAACGTGGGTAtcattaattcattaattaattagaataataaaataaatttctccAAGGTGTTAATTGGGCCGTGATCATTTGTATTATTTATGAGCAAGTTGCACgaaattaatttatacaattaacGAAGACGAAGACCAATAATTCTCCTCCTTTCACACAGCgtgtatatctatatataaattataaattgtcaAATTTATGACTCAATACgatcataaattattattaaaatcgaccttaaaaatggataatttaattaaaaatttattctctcCATAATTCAAGGGCAGTATGCAAAATTTtccaatattaattatttaactttataatattagctctttctttttccaaaaaaacTCCTAGATTCACATATACCTGGTGACCGGTACTACTTGTGCAATAGcaagtcatttttttttatgcataaattTTAACCCTTCATTgattaaaaataaacggttaagATTCGAACGGAGTATTGATCGCATTGCTCTTTTTTTCTAACTAGTGCAGCTACTGCTCTTGCTAAAACTATTGCCACGGAGCTGTCCCAAaaatggaaacaaaaaaaaaaaaaaaaattcaaatacttcAGTCTTTGCCAAACAATTAAAGTCACCTCGAAGACTGCGTACGCGCTTAATCcgggctaattaattaaactacAAGAAGATAAAAGATATCACAGGAGAAACTGCTGGCGAAACGGATTAATTCACATTTTGTGCGAATTTTAGACCATACCCATCTGTTCATATTTGAGTACACCGAAGATGACTAGGATAGGATAGTTGAATAATAGTCAAGTGctctttaattatatatataataatttgtatTACCATGTTGCTGATTTAACGTGCTATTTTATACTGTACTGACGCAGCATTTTGGGAACCCGTAGCATGCTGTTGTCTAaacttgtgtgtgtgtgtgtgtgtgtgtgtgtgtgtgtgtgtgtgtgtgccaCACACTTTCCCCCTCTTAATAACCAGAAGCAGAAGCAAttaacatatttaattaaaGCACGTTGAACGAGCATTTATTATGTTTACTAGTGCCGGGTTAATTGTGGaacttctttaaataaaataataagattaattaattactttaggTGTGCAATCAAACAGAGACAGAGAGGACGCACACAAGAGTGAGATAGTACAGGGTACTGCGACCGGTTCATCATGTGTCGTCATCACTCCTCTTCGTTATGGCTCGGCAATTAATCACAacgtatatatgtatatatttaccGACATCTTGATCGATAATTAACGAGAAATTAGTCGAATTAAATAAGTGTGTCGTACGTCGatgattaattagataaaataatttaaaatttattaatatatatatatatatatatctcaagcCAATACCACGAAAATTTTCGTATCTTTGAGttaattaagagagagagagatatatatatatatttattaatctGCATATATGTAAAATCTGTTAAAGATGAACGTGTAGATTTTCAACCCACGTATTAGTGGTAGGAAGAGTTAATTCCTAAATCCAtaagaaaaattctaaattataattaacGATTTTGTcacatttttaaaataagattaacctatctttttttatatattaattttaaaatgtgaATTCAAAAACTTATATGTTGACCatgaataaaaatagtttcaCATTATATATAGAATAGTTTACGCATACATGTTATTCGAGTTTAATTACTTCGTAATTAGTGCGCAACGAATCGAGTACAACACCGACGACACGAACTGAACAAACCCGTTCCAGAAACGTTAAACTACCAAAAAAGCCAGAAGGAATGCATATCAACTAATCAACCTACCCGGTACTAATCGAACATTAGAAGaataaaatggaaaaagatATTGTTTTTAATACCTGTTCTGTTGATTAATATTCAAGAAATTACGTTACAGCTAGGTTTAACGTTCTGAAAGTCTTTGTCAGCTTCCGAATGCAATTAATAAAGTGTACAGGTTTTAAGTTCCTAGTTACAAGTGTAAGTGcggtttgaaaaaaaaaaaaaaaaacaattaagttCGAGAACGACCAAAGTTAAAGAATCTAATCAACTCGTAATAGTAATCAAAACAGAgctaggaaagaaaaaaaactgtcTTTCTATCATTCGCTCTCGACaatgcaagaaaataaaaatctttatttcattgatctttatattttatcaattcaaagtttaaagagcttatatatagttaatatttCGGTAACTGGTTGACCCGATCAATATCAGTTATAATAGAAAGTAAAGTAAAACATCACCGCCTATTCCTGCAATTCGTATTTGTATctgttttatctttttatccttCCTATCTAATACAACTTATCTCACCTGATCGTCCCTTTCAAGGAGAAGAATTAACAANtgtgtgtatatatatatatatatatatatatatatatatatatatatatatatatatatatatatatatagcgttgCCGTATATATCGATCGAGCACTGTAAGAGACGCGCAtaccatttatatatatacataaacacACCGAATCCTTTACTACATCTAGTctacaattataatatttaattacagtaaactaaaattaaattttaaagttaatgtgaattaaattttgatgcttttagtttaaataataaacataaattttaaatttatcataattcaaaaaatatataaaaatattcattgtttatattaaaaaaaattatctaataaaatataacatattcacttataaaacataatttttattgtaaatttttgaataaatatgatgtaaaaatttatatatttaaaataaattaaaacatatGCGAACCTATAGTTAtgatccaaaagaaggctagagACTCATAATTTAAACATATGCTCGAAAATGGAACTTCGAATCCATCCGATCGACTAGGTAACAATCATTCATATATTTGATAAGTGAGTTGTATTGCATGTATGTGAATGCGAACCTAGCTATAGTTTGCTCCAACAACTATTTAGTAAAATACTGTCTGTTTCGGACCGCCTAGAAGGATTGACTACGGATTAGTTAGGGGGTATATCTCTCGTCCaaaaatttaaggaaaaaaaaaataaacaaacaaacaaacgaagaagagagagtcCACGCATGTTTCTGAACTGTCAACAAAACTATACATTAGGAATTAATAAACGAATGACAGCACTTCCAAGTAGTCTTTAGCCAATTAATAAGTCAACtacagccaaaaaaaaaaatcctacagCCACATTGCTAGGCTGTTAGAACAGTCGAAGTCTTTGGTTAATCCTTTTACGTGTTCATAATTCAAGGATCAGCGTTCACACCATTCGCACGTGacttctttttttgaaaaaaaggtagcatgctacctgcttcatttaattagaaaatgaatttagctTCAAAATATGAAGACAGTTAAGGCCTCAATAAGAACGAGAAAGACACACACCTGCACAAACACACAaacccacacacacacgcacacacacacccgCCACACGGCTCAATAAGAATGAGAAAGATCCACAATTgcacacgcgcgcgcgcacacacaaaaaagcaaaaagcaacTAGACACCCCCTACAGTTAAGGTCAGCCTTCACCCCTCTTCTCTCAGTCCGTCAAAAGGTTTGCGATCTCCTCGAGAACACGATAAATATTCCTCCTCTTTCCCTGAAAGATAATACAATTCCTTTCTAGCCATATTACCCACCAACAAGCCGTTAGTTTACAAAGTTCTTGCTTTCTTCTTTGATTATTTGACACATTCATGAATGCCTCTCATAAATCCCTTGCCGAAGTTGACATTGACAAGCATTCTGAATTAGAGATCATCCGAGACagaatatttttagtataaacaCAGGTCAAAAACAAGTGTTCATTAGTTTCCACTTCGGCTTCACATAGAACGCATCGTTGGTCTCCATCCCACCCCCTTTTTAATAAATTGTCAACCGTAAGAACTCTCTTTCTTAggagtaaacaaaaaaaaatctttattttaacAGGAACTTTTAGTTTCCAGATCTGTGGAGCAACACGATCCCTAATACCCCCATCGATCAAGAACTTGTACATCGAGCAACACGGTCCCTAATACCCCCATCGATCAAGAACTTGTACATCGAGCAAACGGAGAAGGTTTGGGATTTAGACAACCGCCACTTTATCGTGTCATGCCCGGCACCCTCGAAATGATCCGAGACAAGTGCTTTAAGCTGCTGAAGACGAAGGTTCTCTTGCTCAGGGTAACCTAGTAATATCATGTCCCACCTCCAACCTCTTGGCGTATAGCGCAGTCTCACACCTTTAGTTGCTTCCGTGTAACTTGAGCAGGCACGCGACTTctttattcacattttcagtttgTTAAGATTAGTTAGAGCATTATCATTCTTTTAGGTGTGGTGTAATTTAGTGCATAGGGCATGCAGATGGGATacaaagtaaaatatatatgttgaatGTATAGAGTGGAAGCAGTTTCTAttcaattgaaatttaatttagacAACTGCAAGCTAGTGGTTTGCAAAATGCTTCATAATTAATCAGGAGCTATTATCATAATAATGAATTGCGCACATAAGTGAATAATTAGTACAGTATAAAATAGCACATTAAATCGGCAAtatggtaattaattaatagttggatAAATTTTCTACATCTATCTATATTTTAGATTAGGACTTATTTTCTTAAGAATTTAGAAttgatatgtttttttttttcttgaaggTAACATGAGgataaatatgttaaattaaaattataagctAGCACTTACGTATGTAAATAACTAATTTTGCATGGCAACCTgaaaaatttaactctataCTAACTTAAGAATCCAAGAAGGCACGCGCGCGGATGGAACTTCCAATCTAGCCACCTACGTAACAATCGTATTTAATTGATAAGTGAGTTGTCGTGCTGATGTGAATGCAAACCTAGCTTGCTCCTAGAATTATTAGATTTCTGGGATGACCAATAAAATAACTAATTCGTCTCTTTCGGACAGTCTAGTAGGATAGACTTTGAATTAATTAAACGGGTCCTcctccaaaaaattaaaaaggataaacaaaaaaagaagagacgAGTACTTCATGCATGCATCTGGATGAAGAACAAAATGAAAtatacaattataattaatgaaCGAATGATAGCTCTTCCAAGTCTTTGCCCAAATAAGTCAGCTACAGCCACAAACAACccttgtgttttttttctttttttctttttttcctttaatttatAGGCAAGGAAATTTGAGTTCTTTAATGCAATGTCGATCCAAATCGCTAGGCTGTCAGAAACAGTCGAAGACTTTCGTTAATCATTTCACACATCCATAATTGAAGGGTCAGGGTTCACATTCACACGCAACTTCTTTTTTAATTCGAGCTCTCACTGATTTTCCATTTATTAGATTTtgttagatattaattggagcATTATCGACTTATTTTGTTGTGGTCTAATTTAATACCTAAGTATGTATGTTAAGTATGAATGTGTGATCATAATAGCAAAATATGAAGGGTAGATATTATGTCGAgtaatctctcaaaaaaaaaagttaagtatttaattctTTGTAAGGTACTATTCAACTCTCTGATCGTAGTCATCTACGGTGCACTCAAATATGAACATATGTGGTATGGTCTAAAATAAGTGCAAAATGTCAATTAATCAATTTCGTAGGAGTTTTTGTgtgatatattttatcttcttaCACTTGAATTAGTCCGGATTAGGAACGTAACCTTCTGATGACTTTGTTTGGCAAAGACTAAAGAGTTtgaattctttgttttttttgggggtttaTTGTTGAATTAAGAACTTAATTGCAAGTTTAGTAAGTACATTGGCTACAATAATGGTTGAAAAATGAAATAACTAAGAAAATTCCAAACAAAAAAGAtgaaggaaaaatatatatatactgaaatCAACAAGTTATATCcgatgtttttaaaaataaaaaaaaaaaaaaaaaaatctacatgcATCCAGCTATGCTTCCAGATAATATTGATATTTACATATACATCCACCCTGCTGCAAAGATAGATATATACGCGACTAATTTAATTGGATGCATGTATCTTGCTCTTAGCCTCTTAGACTCCACTGCAAAAATCCCTCCTAATTAATTACTGATCTATCGACTCTGCAGTAGTTTAATTATAATCCAAGGAGGTGTATTACCATTTAAGCCAGCCACGTGAGTAACAATCACGAGCATTTTTTATGAGAGAGTTGTTGCATGTGCACATTCATGAATGTGAACCTTAGACTTGCTCTAGAATTACTAATATCTGGAACGATTAATAAAATACTTGTCCGTTTCGGCAgcatcatataatatatatatatatatatatatatatatatatatatatagatagatagagagagagagagagagattgactTCGGATTAATTAACGGGTCCTc
Coding sequences:
- the LOC109714453 gene encoding pentatricopeptide repeat-containing protein At3g22690-like produces the protein MAFKGNGNQAFKLFSKVIDHGVKPDGLAFVGVLTAYSHAGSVEEGCIFFHSMSNTYGFTPQIVHYGCLVDLLGRAASSSIHRDIEMAEYATKKVLELATEKSGAHVLLSNMYASTGRWNDVTKVRIAEMLSKMSEKASSTGYLPDLANVMLNVEEEEKEDLLSTSSQREDSYLAALIFCGYIIYDTDNLIKSYTYDEYVWAAVALYLNIINLFLSLLTLFRASDVVN